A region from the Cuculus canorus isolate bCucCan1 chromosome 14, bCucCan1.pri, whole genome shotgun sequence genome encodes:
- the FNDC9 gene encoding fibronectin type III domain-containing protein 9, with protein MPAHPFLLVAMVRDDGAPDGYNTRQRAGKGFSRGRREASSGKRGRHCLPVATLLSSTDGPPRTCRGRGTMNIEVHNITYTSATISWAMNNPCPENYYHVMYRPNWNSVFAGYLRQNFHREERVPHPLSSLVLHQLTPSTIYVLCITCKNSYPSSNHCTTFHTLDKTPLVFGGSKHEPTTSMWMVSSLLLLCFVALLAYGCLQFWSARCHRAARLKHPDASHEDVGEGSSSPEGPLNDGLREELLEVPMTTVLMRSSSFMRESPYSSPHCFFSYKTSDDKRAILPQHGLQ; from the exons ATGCCTGCCCATCCTTTCCTATTGGTTGCTATGGTGAGAGATGACGGAGCCCCAGATGGGTATAATACAAGGCAGCGTGCTGGGAAGGGAttcagcagaggcaggagggaggcgagcagtgggaagaggggaaggcACTGCCTGCCTGTGGCCACACTGCTCTCCAGCACGGACGGGCCACCACGGACCTGCCGGGGAAG GGGCACGATGAACATCGAAGTGCACAACATCACCTACACCAGTGCCACCATCTCCTGGGCCATGAACAACCCCTGTCCAGAGAACTACTATCACGTCATGTACCGCCCCAACTGGAACAGTGTCTTTGCTGGCTATTTACGCCAAAACTTCCACCGTGAGGAGCGAGTTCCTCATCCCCTCAGCTCCCTCGTCCTTCATCAACTCACACCATCCACCATCTATGTCCTCTGCATCACTTGCAAAAACTCCTACCCCTCCAGTAATCACTGCACCACCTTCCACACTCTGGACAAAACCCCCCTGGTTTTTGGAGGCTCTAAGCATGAACCTACCACCTCCATGTGGATGGTGAGCAgcttgctgctcctctgcttcgTTGCTCTCCTGGCTTACGGCTGCCTGCAGTTCTGGTCTGCACGGTGCCACCGGGCTGCAAGGCTGAAGCATCCTGATGCCAGCCACGAAGACGTGGGAGAAGGGAGCAGCTCACCAGAGGGGCCGCTAAATGATGGACTGAGAGAGGAGCTTCTGGAAGTCCCCATGACTACTGTGCTAATGAGGAGCTCCAGTTTCATGAGGGAGAGTCCGTATAGTTCCcctcactgctttttttcctataaaaccAGCGATGACAAAAGGGCCATCTTGCCACAGCATGGCCTTCAATGA